One Nostocoides sp. HKS02 genomic window carries:
- the glgA gene encoding glycogen synthase has product MRVDVLTKEYPPNIYGGAGVHVAELVRALRERGDIDTRVRAFGSPVSEAGTEGYADLPQLSAANAAVRTMGVDLSMAGDCVGADLVHSHTWYANFGGHVASLLGGMPHVVTAHSLEPMRPWKAEQLAGGYRLSSFMERTAFEAADAVVAVSEGMRQDVLRSYPGIDPERVKVVHNGIDSELWQRHHDADTVRRHGVDPDGKAVVFVGRITRQKGLPYLLRAAAQLPPDVQLVLCAGAPDTPEIMAEVETLMDQLKATRDGVVWIPEMLPRAEVIALLSAATVFACPSIYEPLGIVNLEAMACELAVVATATGGIPEVVVDGETGWLVPIEQKQDGSGIPLDADRFVDDLAAALTDAVSDTGRAEAMGVAGRRRAVESFSWSSIGEQTHRVYADVLARRAASA; this is encoded by the coding sequence GTGAGAGTCGACGTGCTGACCAAGGAGTACCCGCCGAACATCTACGGTGGCGCGGGGGTGCACGTCGCAGAGCTGGTGCGGGCCCTGCGCGAGCGCGGCGACATCGACACGAGGGTGCGCGCATTCGGCTCCCCGGTGTCCGAGGCCGGCACCGAGGGGTATGCCGACCTGCCCCAGCTGAGCGCCGCGAACGCGGCCGTCCGCACGATGGGCGTCGACCTCTCGATGGCGGGTGACTGCGTCGGGGCCGACCTCGTCCACTCGCACACCTGGTACGCGAACTTCGGTGGACACGTCGCCTCGCTGCTCGGCGGGATGCCGCACGTCGTCACGGCCCACAGCCTCGAACCCATGCGCCCGTGGAAGGCCGAGCAGCTCGCCGGTGGCTACCGGTTGTCGTCGTTCATGGAGCGCACCGCCTTCGAGGCCGCGGATGCCGTGGTGGCGGTGAGCGAGGGGATGCGCCAGGACGTCCTGCGCAGCTACCCGGGCATCGACCCCGAGCGGGTGAAGGTCGTGCACAACGGCATCGACTCCGAGCTGTGGCAGCGCCATCACGACGCTGACACGGTCCGCAGGCACGGCGTCGACCCCGACGGGAAGGCGGTCGTCTTCGTCGGCCGGATCACCCGTCAGAAGGGGTTGCCCTACCTCCTGCGCGCTGCGGCCCAGCTGCCGCCTGATGTCCAGCTGGTGCTCTGCGCCGGAGCGCCCGACACCCCGGAGATCATGGCCGAGGTCGAAACCTTGATGGACCAGCTCAAGGCGACCCGCGACGGCGTGGTGTGGATCCCGGAGATGCTGCCGCGAGCCGAGGTCATCGCGCTGCTGTCGGCAGCCACGGTCTTCGCCTGCCCCTCCATCTACGAGCCGTTGGGCATCGTCAACCTCGAGGCCATGGCCTGCGAGCTGGCTGTGGTCGCCACCGCGACCGGCGGAATCCCCGAAGTCGTCGTGGACGGCGAGACCGGCTGGCTCGTGCCGATCGAGCAGAAGCAGGACGGCAGCGGCATACCCCTCGACGCCGATCGGTTCGTCGACGACCTCGCCGCCGCGCTGACCGACGCGGTCAGCGACACCGGCCGGGCCGAGGCGATGGGGGTGGCCGGCCGCCGCCGCGCAGTCGAGTCGTTCTCGTGGTCGAGCATCGGCGAGCAGACCCACCGGGTCTACGCGGACGTGCTCGCACGGCGGGCCGCGTCAGCCTGA
- a CDS encoding sulfite exporter TauE/SafE family protein, producing the protein MSVLEAAGILLAGMAAGTINTVVGSGTLITFPTLVFLGYPPVVANVSNTVGLVAGGVTAVHGYREELRGAGRTLGRLAPASLVGGVVGAVLLLWLPAAAFQAIVPVLIALGLALVLVGPRLQRRALERHEAGVPRAAWHGAALVAGVLVAGIYGGYFGAAQGVILMGLMSALSSDPIQRLNGYKNVLATIVNAVAAVTFMVVAWHQIDWLVALLVGVGAFVGGVIGSRVGRRLPPVALRAVIIVVGVVGIIKIVWFS; encoded by the coding sequence GTGTCTGTCCTCGAAGCCGCCGGGATCCTCCTGGCTGGCATGGCGGCGGGCACCATCAACACCGTCGTCGGATCCGGGACGCTGATCACGTTCCCCACCCTGGTGTTCCTCGGCTATCCACCGGTGGTCGCCAACGTCTCCAACACCGTCGGCCTGGTGGCAGGCGGGGTGACCGCGGTCCACGGTTACCGCGAGGAACTGCGCGGTGCGGGCCGCACCCTGGGCCGGCTCGCACCCGCCTCACTCGTCGGCGGGGTCGTCGGGGCGGTGCTGCTCCTGTGGCTTCCTGCTGCCGCGTTCCAGGCCATCGTCCCGGTGCTCATCGCCCTCGGGCTCGCGCTCGTCCTGGTGGGACCGCGGCTGCAGCGTCGCGCACTCGAGCGGCACGAGGCCGGGGTTCCGCGGGCGGCATGGCACGGCGCCGCGCTCGTCGCGGGGGTCCTGGTCGCAGGCATCTACGGGGGGTACTTCGGCGCGGCCCAGGGGGTCATCCTGATGGGCCTCATGAGCGCGTTGTCGAGCGACCCGATCCAGCGGCTCAACGGCTACAAGAACGTCCTCGCCACCATCGTCAACGCTGTGGCCGCGGTGACCTTCATGGTCGTGGCCTGGCACCAGATCGACTGGCTGGTCGCCCTGCTCGTCGGGGTCGGGGCGTTCGTCGGGGGTGTCATCGGGTCACGCGTGGGCCGTCGGCTGCCGCCCGTCGCGCTCCGCGCCGTGATCATCGTCGTGGGCGTCGTCGGCATCATCAAGATCGTCTGGTTCAGCTGA
- a CDS encoding NfeD family protein, with protein MDWFGENPWLAWLGIALVLAAIEAATVSFVFLMLAGGALAAAIASALGASFTVQVVIAVLVAGGLLLTVRPLITRRFMVAEASHTIGARSLVGRSGHVLQTVTENDGRVKLGGETWSARTVSGAMQCQPGQQVRVVSIEGATVIVTGDTSGQKSE; from the coding sequence ATGGACTGGTTCGGGGAGAACCCCTGGCTGGCCTGGCTGGGTATCGCGTTGGTGCTGGCCGCCATCGAGGCTGCCACCGTCAGCTTCGTGTTCCTCATGCTCGCGGGTGGGGCTCTGGCCGCGGCCATCGCCTCCGCCCTCGGGGCCTCGTTCACCGTCCAGGTGGTCATCGCCGTGCTCGTGGCGGGCGGTCTGCTCCTCACGGTGCGACCGCTGATCACGCGGCGCTTCATGGTCGCCGAGGCGAGCCACACCATCGGGGCCAGGAGCTTGGTTGGTCGCAGCGGTCATGTCCTCCAGACCGTGACCGAGAACGACGGTCGCGTGAAGCTCGGCGGCGAGACGTGGTCGGCGCGCACTGTCAGTGGCGCCATGCAGTGCCAGCCCGGGCAGCAAGTCCGGGTTGTGTCCATCGAGGGGGCCACCGTGATCGTCACCGGCGACACGTCGGGTCAGAAATCGGAGTGA
- a CDS encoding SPFH domain-containing protein — protein sequence MGAGFIVLLILVAFALIVLFRTVRIVPQQTALIIERLGRYARTLEGGIHFLIPFVDKVRANVDLREQVVSFPPQPVITSDNLVVNIDTVIYYSVIDAKSAVYEIANFIQGIEQLTVTTLRNVIGSLDLEQTLTSRDQINAQLRGVLDEATGKWGIRVNRVELKAIDPPMSIQESMEKQMKAERDRRAVILIAEGSKQSNILTAEGEKQSQILRAEGSAQARILEAQGQARAIQQVFDAIHRGKPTQKLLAYQYLQVLPQIARGDANKMWIIPSELTDALRGIGGALGVPEKGRGPDGDDEEWVDPGDAQDVFQETVLEDPKQALAEARGMAGKASQEATEHAAPASRVQPTVGPPADAVPPYEPPPFEPPAPPAEGTEPPRT from the coding sequence ATCGGTGCAGGGTTCATCGTCCTGCTCATCCTGGTCGCCTTTGCGCTGATCGTGCTCTTCCGCACGGTGCGCATCGTCCCCCAGCAGACAGCGCTCATCATCGAACGGCTCGGCCGCTACGCCCGCACCCTGGAAGGCGGTATCCACTTCCTCATCCCGTTCGTCGACAAGGTCAGGGCGAATGTCGACCTCCGTGAGCAGGTCGTGTCGTTCCCGCCCCAGCCGGTGATCACGAGCGACAACCTCGTCGTCAACATCGACACCGTCATCTACTACTCGGTCATCGACGCGAAGTCCGCGGTCTACGAGATCGCGAACTTCATCCAGGGCATCGAGCAGCTCACGGTCACCACGCTGCGTAACGTCATCGGCTCGCTCGACCTCGAGCAGACGCTGACCAGCCGCGACCAGATCAACGCCCAGCTGCGCGGGGTGCTCGACGAGGCGACCGGCAAGTGGGGCATCCGCGTCAACCGGGTCGAGCTCAAGGCCATCGACCCGCCGATGTCGATCCAGGAGTCCATGGAGAAGCAGATGAAGGCCGAGCGTGACCGCCGTGCCGTCATCCTCATCGCCGAGGGCTCCAAGCAGTCCAACATCCTCACGGCCGAGGGAGAGAAGCAGAGCCAGATCCTGCGGGCCGAGGGTTCGGCACAGGCGCGCATCCTCGAGGCCCAGGGCCAGGCCCGCGCCATCCAGCAGGTGTTCGACGCCATCCACCGCGGCAAGCCGACCCAGAAGCTGCTGGCCTACCAGTACCTCCAGGTCCTGCCGCAGATCGCCCGCGGCGACGCCAACAAGATGTGGATCATCCCCAGCGAGCTCACCGATGCCCTGCGTGGGATCGGTGGCGCCCTCGGCGTCCCGGAGAAGGGCCGTGGCCCTGACGGGGACGACGAGGAGTGGGTGGACCCGGGCGACGCCCAGGACGTGTTCCAGGAGACCGTCCTCGAGGACCCCAAGCAGGCGCTGGCCGAGGCGCGCGGCATGGCGGGCAAGGCCAGCCAGGAGGCCACCGAGCACGCCGCGCCCGCGTCACGCGTCCAGCCGACCGTCGGCCCACCCGCCGACGCGGTGCCCCCGTACGAGCCGCCGCCGTTCGAGCCTCCGGCCCCGCCGGCGGAGGGGACCGAGCCACCCCGCACCTGA
- a CDS encoding RNA methyltransferase encodes MPIQIADPNDPQVADYVSLTDVALRRRAEPERGLYIAESEKVIRRALGAGHQPRSYLMAQRWLTELADVVEAAERSGVPVFVGEHDVIEQLTGFHLHRGALASMQRPQLPSVESLVAEARGGRIAIFEDIVDHTNLGAGFRAAAALGVDAVLITPRCADPLYRRSIRVSMGTVFQVPWTRLAHWPDDLQLLRHAGFRTAALALSDDSITLDELARRDHESLALILGTEGHGLHPATLAQVDDVVRIPMGGNVDSLNVAAAAAVAFYATRRHPA; translated from the coding sequence ATGCCGATCCAGATCGCCGACCCCAACGACCCCCAGGTCGCCGACTACGTCTCGCTGACGGACGTCGCCCTGCGCCGGCGCGCGGAGCCAGAGCGTGGCCTCTACATCGCCGAGTCGGAGAAGGTCATCCGTCGCGCCCTCGGGGCCGGCCACCAGCCGCGCAGCTATCTCATGGCACAGCGCTGGCTCACCGAGCTCGCCGACGTCGTGGAGGCGGCCGAGCGCAGCGGCGTGCCGGTCTTCGTCGGAGAGCACGACGTCATCGAGCAGCTCACCGGGTTCCACCTGCACCGAGGGGCGCTCGCGTCGATGCAGCGCCCGCAGCTGCCGAGTGTGGAGTCACTGGTTGCCGAGGCGCGCGGCGGCAGGATCGCGATCTTCGAGGACATCGTCGACCACACGAACCTCGGAGCTGGCTTCCGGGCGGCGGCAGCCCTGGGTGTGGACGCGGTCCTGATCACGCCTCGTTGTGCGGACCCGCTCTACAGGCGTTCGATCCGGGTGTCCATGGGAACGGTCTTCCAGGTGCCCTGGACGCGCCTGGCCCACTGGCCGGACGACCTCCAGCTGCTCAGACACGCGGGGTTCCGCACCGCCGCGCTCGCGTTGAGCGACGACTCGATCACCTTGGACGAGCTGGCGCGCCGGGACCACGAGAGCCTGGCCCTCATCCTCGGCACGGAAGGCCACGGTCTGCACCCGGCAACCCTCGCTCAGGTCGATGATGTGGTCCGCATCCCGATGGGCGGCAACGTCGACTCCCTCAACGTGGCGGCCGCCGCAGCCGTGGCGTTCTATGCCACGCGACGGCACCCGGCCTGA
- the glgC gene encoding glucose-1-phosphate adenylyltransferase, whose amino-acid sequence MAYRSGGPKVLAIVLAGGEGKRLMPLTADRAKPAVPFGGIYRLIDFALSNVVNSGYLKVVVLTQYKSHSLDRHVTKTWRMSNMLGNYVTPVPAQQRIDKNWYLGSANAIFQSLNLVHDEKPDIVVVVGADHVYRMDFSQMVAQHMETGAGVTVAAIRQPISLADQFGVIEVDDADHRRIGAFKEKPKDAKGLPDSPDEVLASMGNYVFDADVLIEAVTQDNDRSGSKHDMGGDIVPAFVDEGRGYVYDFKDNIIPGATPRDQAYWRDVGTMDSYWEAHMDLVSIHPVFNLYNYDWPIYTDYGPFPPAKLVHGAAGKFGEAHNSAVSPGVVISGATVTNSVLSPRCHIHSGTTIDDSVLLDGVEVGRGCVIKKTIIDKGVVVPENTTIGVDADADRARGFMVTESGLTVIAKFQDVPQ is encoded by the coding sequence ATGGCGTACCGATCGGGTGGACCCAAAGTGCTGGCCATCGTCCTCGCGGGCGGTGAAGGCAAGCGGCTGATGCCGCTCACGGCGGACCGGGCCAAGCCCGCGGTGCCGTTCGGCGGCATCTACCGCCTCATCGACTTCGCGCTGAGCAACGTGGTGAACAGCGGCTACCTGAAGGTGGTCGTGCTGACCCAGTACAAGTCCCACAGCCTCGACCGGCACGTCACCAAGACCTGGCGCATGTCGAACATGCTCGGCAACTACGTGACGCCGGTGCCCGCGCAGCAGCGCATCGACAAGAACTGGTACCTCGGGTCAGCGAACGCGATCTTCCAGAGCCTCAACCTCGTACACGACGAGAAGCCCGACATCGTCGTCGTCGTCGGGGCGGACCACGTGTACCGCATGGACTTCTCGCAGATGGTGGCCCAGCACATGGAGACCGGCGCGGGAGTCACCGTGGCCGCGATCCGCCAGCCCATCTCGCTGGCCGACCAGTTCGGGGTCATCGAGGTCGACGACGCCGACCACCGCCGGATCGGAGCCTTCAAGGAGAAGCCGAAAGACGCCAAGGGCCTGCCCGACTCCCCCGACGAGGTCCTGGCCTCCATGGGCAACTACGTGTTCGACGCGGACGTACTCATCGAGGCAGTCACCCAGGACAACGACCGCAGCGGCAGCAAGCACGACATGGGCGGCGACATCGTGCCGGCCTTCGTCGACGAGGGCCGCGGCTACGTCTACGACTTCAAGGACAACATCATCCCTGGGGCCACTCCCCGCGACCAGGCCTACTGGCGCGATGTCGGGACGATGGACTCCTACTGGGAGGCCCACATGGACCTCGTCTCGATCCACCCCGTCTTCAACCTCTACAACTACGACTGGCCGATCTACACCGACTACGGGCCGTTCCCGCCAGCCAAGCTCGTGCACGGAGCGGCCGGCAAGTTCGGCGAGGCGCACAACTCGGCGGTCTCCCCCGGCGTCGTGATCTCGGGCGCCACCGTGACCAACTCCGTGCTCTCGCCGCGCTGCCACATCCACAGCGGCACGACCATCGACGACAGCGTCCTGCTCGACGGGGTCGAGGTCGGCCGCGGGTGCGTCATCAAGAAGACCATCATCGACAAGGGTGTCGTCGTCCCGGAGAACACCACGATCGGGGTCGATGCCGACGCCGACCGGGCCCGGGGGTTCATGGTCACCGAGTCGGGCCTGACCGTCATCGCCAAGTTCCAGGACGTTCCCCAGTGA
- a CDS encoding lysylphosphatidylglycerol synthase transmembrane domain-containing protein: protein MDAAAVEVVEPRLPARVRRPSDLIRLVGAVVVLVTAVVLGDVAIGTAGALESDLHLATGGLPRLLLTILGWAGGVGVIALPLAVGAELAAQARLVQLVQAVGAATVSAGIVVGLNAVILDGHMGGVLAVLTRPVAEGRTTPVSAVEVSLIAFLTVCRVAGRRWHQRVAVLVLGSTVLTGFLSGASTALSLGLSLVFGWAIGLAFRYGFGAQVTLPNGRQIAGVIVAAGIPLRRLTLETTGQRGDRRYRAETDEGDLDAVVIDRDTFGLATLQALGRRLRLQSASTRRPSLTVRSEVEYRSLMALTFQRLGLSAPRLVATAPVGAFCSVLVLKPANGPTLAHSAQGTSDQALAQLWTMVSRMQRAKVTHRELEPHVLLVGDPPGVTSLGSGDIAADDLTLRLDLAQVLVSVSLAVGVPRAVDSAVAVLGAEPIRRVLPLVQKVALGHSTRASLKDAGSVLDDLRHRVALLQPDQPAPEPVELRRVTVRALLTVVGGGVAAYVVLTQLAKVDLLALVSHANWWWVAGCVAFAAATFVGPTLSISGAVEARLSFVRTYLTQLAVAFSGLVAPAAVGNIALNTRYLVRSGLAPATAAATIGLVQAAQLCSYLVLLLASGAVAGTGTHASFAPSPALVAGILVVVLVLLFMSAVPKVRQFAKDRIVPQVRTVGPQILRVLRSPAKLARMVGGSLLLDVSFVSALVCATRAFGAHPPIAAVAVVYFAGAIIGSAVPTPGGLGGIEAAVSAGLVAIGVDAGVAVSSVLLYRVATYWLPIPLGWLALNRLQAAKAI, encoded by the coding sequence GTGGACGCGGCGGCGGTCGAGGTAGTCGAGCCGCGCCTGCCTGCCCGCGTCCGTCGCCCGTCGGACCTCATCCGGCTTGTCGGGGCAGTCGTCGTGCTGGTCACCGCGGTGGTCCTGGGTGACGTCGCGATCGGCACCGCTGGCGCGCTGGAAAGCGATCTGCATCTGGCCACGGGGGGCCTGCCTCGTCTGCTGCTCACCATTCTCGGCTGGGCGGGCGGGGTGGGGGTGATCGCGCTGCCGTTGGCCGTGGGCGCTGAGCTGGCGGCGCAGGCCAGGCTGGTCCAGCTTGTGCAGGCGGTCGGCGCGGCCACGGTGTCCGCTGGCATCGTGGTGGGACTCAATGCCGTGATCCTTGACGGACACATGGGTGGCGTCCTGGCGGTGCTCACCCGGCCCGTGGCTGAGGGGCGCACGACCCCGGTTTCGGCGGTGGAGGTCTCGCTGATCGCCTTTCTCACCGTATGCCGGGTGGCAGGGCGCCGATGGCACCAGCGTGTCGCCGTCCTGGTGTTGGGATCGACCGTCTTGACCGGGTTTCTCAGCGGCGCCAGTACAGCGCTGTCGTTGGGGCTCTCGCTTGTCTTCGGCTGGGCCATCGGGTTGGCGTTCCGCTATGGCTTCGGCGCGCAGGTCACCCTTCCGAACGGACGCCAGATCGCGGGGGTCATCGTCGCGGCTGGGATCCCGCTGCGACGCCTGACCCTGGAGACGACCGGTCAACGCGGCGACCGCAGATACCGTGCCGAGACCGACGAGGGCGACCTCGACGCGGTGGTGATCGATCGAGACACCTTCGGTCTGGCAACGTTGCAGGCACTGGGCCGACGGCTTCGCCTTCAGAGCGCATCGACGCGAAGGCCCTCCCTGACCGTCCGTTCGGAGGTCGAGTACCGCAGCCTGATGGCCTTGACCTTCCAGCGACTGGGTCTGTCGGCCCCACGGTTGGTCGCAACGGCACCGGTCGGAGCGTTCTGCTCTGTCCTGGTCCTCAAGCCCGCGAACGGCCCGACGCTGGCGCACTCGGCGCAGGGCACCAGCGACCAGGCCCTTGCGCAGCTGTGGACCATGGTCTCGCGCATGCAGCGTGCCAAGGTCACCCACCGAGAGCTGGAGCCCCACGTCCTGCTCGTCGGCGACCCGCCGGGAGTGACCTCACTGGGCTCGGGCGACATCGCCGCCGACGACCTCACCTTGCGCCTTGACCTTGCCCAGGTGCTCGTCTCCGTCTCGCTGGCTGTCGGTGTGCCGCGCGCGGTCGACTCGGCCGTGGCTGTCCTGGGCGCGGAACCGATCCGGCGGGTCCTTCCGCTGGTGCAGAAGGTGGCACTGGGTCACAGCACGCGTGCGTCGTTGAAGGACGCTGGTTCGGTGCTCGACGACCTGCGGCACCGCGTGGCCCTGCTGCAGCCGGACCAACCTGCTCCCGAACCGGTGGAGCTGCGTCGCGTCACCGTGCGCGCCCTGCTGACGGTCGTTGGTGGGGGCGTCGCCGCATACGTCGTGTTGACGCAGCTCGCGAAGGTGGACCTGCTCGCCTTGGTGAGCCACGCGAACTGGTGGTGGGTCGCGGGGTGTGTCGCCTTCGCGGCGGCCACCTTCGTCGGACCGACCTTGTCGATCTCGGGCGCGGTCGAGGCCCGGCTTTCGTTCGTGCGGACCTACCTGACCCAGCTCGCTGTCGCCTTCAGTGGGCTGGTGGCACCCGCTGCCGTGGGCAACATCGCCCTCAACACGAGATACCTGGTGAGATCCGGACTCGCCCCAGCCACCGCCGCGGCAACCATCGGTCTGGTCCAGGCCGCCCAGCTGTGCAGCTACCTGGTCCTGCTGCTGGCATCCGGCGCGGTGGCGGGTACCGGTACCCACGCATCGTTTGCTCCATCGCCGGCCTTGGTCGCCGGGATCCTCGTCGTGGTTCTCGTGCTCCTCTTCATGTCGGCGGTGCCGAAGGTCCGCCAGTTCGCCAAGGACCGGATCGTTCCTCAGGTTCGCACTGTCGGGCCTCAGATCCTGCGGGTGCTGCGCAGCCCCGCCAAGCTGGCGCGCATGGTCGGGGGTTCCCTGCTGCTGGACGTCAGTTTCGTTTCCGCGCTCGTCTGCGCCACAAGGGCGTTCGGAGCCCACCCGCCAATCGCGGCGGTCGCCGTCGTCTACTTCGCCGGTGCCATCATCGGGTCGGCCGTGCCCACCCCGGGCGGCCTGGGCGGCATCGAAGCCGCCGTGTCGGCCGGCCTCGTCGCCATCGGTGTCGACGCGGGGGTCGCGGTGTCCTCAGTACTCCTGTACCGCGTCGCCACGTACTGGCTACCGATCCCGCTTGGATGGCTTGCCTTGAACCGGCTCCAGGCGGCCAAGGCGATCTGA
- a CDS encoding AI-2E family transporter, giving the protein MAFTPSTTRRTAVSVGIIIVLFMVAFWAFHALSSFLFLLLLAWLLSIGMEPMVLLLTGRGVKRSLASGLTMLLLLLVLIGIGALFGQLLLAQVDALSKALPGTISSGLDWVNSTFKTKIDVASVERSMDLTPARIATFATSYGGGLIGVFGSVVTALFDGLTILVFAYYLSADSITLRQTIGRFLPPRHQPMLMTVWTISVEKTGGFVTSKVVLAAISAVAHGAFFWVIGVPFWLPLGIVAGVVGQFIPTIGTYVGVLLPCLFAATSKPVTVLYIIVFATIYQQIENYVLTPRISRRTMDIHPAVALAAVFIGAALFGPVGAIIGIPVTAAVLSIVETFHHRYELHPELAALDDDITERPQADDEVAAPAPTDAVDS; this is encoded by the coding sequence GTGGCTTTCACGCCGTCGACCACGAGACGCACCGCAGTCAGTGTCGGCATCATCATCGTCCTGTTCATGGTCGCCTTCTGGGCTTTCCACGCGCTGAGCTCGTTTCTCTTCCTTCTCTTGCTGGCGTGGTTGCTGTCGATCGGCATGGAACCGATGGTGCTGCTGCTGACCGGGCGCGGTGTCAAGCGGTCCCTGGCTTCGGGTCTGACGATGCTGCTCCTGCTGCTCGTCCTCATCGGGATCGGCGCGCTCTTCGGGCAGCTGCTCCTGGCTCAGGTCGATGCACTGTCGAAGGCTCTGCCGGGGACCATCAGCTCGGGGCTGGACTGGGTCAACTCCACATTCAAGACGAAGATCGACGTGGCCAGCGTCGAACGCAGCATGGACCTGACACCGGCCCGGATCGCCACCTTCGCGACGAGCTATGGCGGTGGCCTGATCGGCGTGTTCGGCTCTGTGGTGACCGCGCTCTTCGATGGGCTGACGATTCTGGTCTTCGCGTACTACCTGTCCGCGGACAGCATCACGCTGCGACAGACGATCGGTCGTTTCCTGCCGCCGAGGCACCAGCCGATGCTGATGACCGTGTGGACCATCTCGGTGGAGAAGACGGGCGGCTTTGTCACGTCCAAGGTCGTGCTCGCCGCCATCTCAGCGGTGGCGCACGGCGCGTTCTTCTGGGTCATCGGAGTGCCGTTCTGGCTTCCGCTGGGCATCGTTGCCGGTGTGGTCGGACAGTTCATCCCCACCATCGGCACCTACGTGGGTGTGTTGCTGCCGTGCCTGTTCGCGGCAACCAGCAAGCCGGTCACCGTGCTGTACATCATCGTGTTCGCCACGATCTACCAGCAGATCGAGAACTACGTACTCACCCCGCGGATCAGTCGTCGAACCATGGACATTCATCCCGCAGTGGCCCTCGCCGCAGTGTTCATCGGGGCAGCCCTGTTCGGCCCGGTGGGCGCGATCATCGGCATACCGGTGACGGCGGCCGTGCTCAGCATCGTCGAGACCTTCCACCACAGGTACGAGCTGCACCCTGAGCTTGCCGCCCTCGATGACGACATCACGGAGCGTCCACAGGCTGACGACGAGGTGGCCGCGCCAGCGCCGACCGATGCGGTGGACTCCTGA
- a CDS encoding ABC transporter ATP-binding protein, producing the protein MSDVLEFAGVSVVRGHTTLLDDITWEVEEGQRWVILGPNGAGKTTLLQLAAGRMHPTRGVAGVLSEVLGAVDVFELRPRIGLASAALAERIPGDEIVHNVVVTASYGVVGRWRETYDQLDHVRAAELLGALGADHLADRTYGTLSEGERKRVQIARALMTDPELMLLDEPAAGLDLGGREDLVRRLGVLAADIEAPALVLVTHHVEEIPPSFTDVLLLREGRVVAQGPLELTLTEENLSATFGMPLELERRGHRWAARARLDEGTSGAPPSS; encoded by the coding sequence ATGAGTGACGTCCTTGAGTTCGCAGGAGTGAGTGTCGTCCGCGGCCACACGACCCTGCTCGACGACATCACCTGGGAGGTCGAGGAGGGCCAGCGCTGGGTCATCCTCGGCCCCAACGGCGCGGGCAAGACCACGTTGCTCCAGCTCGCGGCCGGCCGCATGCACCCGACCCGCGGCGTCGCCGGTGTGCTCAGCGAAGTGCTCGGCGCCGTCGACGTGTTCGAGCTCCGTCCGCGCATCGGGCTCGCGTCCGCCGCCCTCGCCGAGCGCATTCCCGGCGACGAGATCGTGCACAACGTCGTCGTGACCGCCTCGTACGGCGTCGTGGGGCGTTGGCGCGAGACCTATGACCAGCTCGACCACGTCCGCGCCGCGGAGCTGCTGGGGGCGCTCGGTGCCGACCACCTCGCCGACCGCACCTACGGCACGTTGTCCGAGGGAGAGCGCAAGCGGGTCCAGATCGCGCGCGCCCTCATGACCGACCCCGAGCTGATGCTGCTCGACGAGCCGGCGGCAGGGCTCGACCTCGGCGGCCGGGAGGACCTGGTCCGTCGCCTGGGAGTCCTCGCGGCCGACATCGAGGCACCAGCGCTGGTGCTGGTGACCCACCACGTCGAGGAGATCCCGCCGTCCTTCACCGACGTGCTGCTGCTGCGCGAGGGCCGGGTCGTCGCGCAGGGCCCGTTGGAGCTCACCCTCACCGAGGAGAACCTCTCCGCCACCTTCGGCATGCCGCTCGAGCTCGAACGCCGCGGCCACCGCTGGGCGGCGCGCGCACGGCTGGACGAGGGAACGTCCGGGGCTCCGCCTTCGTCCTAG
- a CDS encoding DUF3037 domain-containing protein, with amino-acid sequence MSRYGYQYVVLRCVPRVEREEFVNVGVVLYSQGADFLEAAYRVDEGRLRALAPSVDLEAVSASLETVCQVCRGVTGGGLPTLGGLGRRFGWLSAPRSTVVQPGPVHGGLTSDPAAQLHTLLDRLVD; translated from the coding sequence ATGAGCCGCTACGGCTACCAGTACGTCGTCCTGCGCTGCGTACCGCGGGTGGAGCGCGAGGAGTTCGTCAACGTCGGTGTGGTGCTCTACAGCCAGGGCGCCGACTTCCTCGAAGCGGCCTACCGCGTCGACGAGGGACGCCTGCGCGCGTTGGCGCCGAGCGTCGACCTCGAGGCCGTGTCGGCCTCGCTCGAGACCGTCTGCCAGGTATGCCGCGGAGTCACCGGCGGCGGCCTGCCCACGCTGGGAGGCCTCGGGCGTCGGTTCGGCTGGCTCAGCGCCCCCAGGAGCACCGTTGTGCAGCCCGGACCGGTGCACGGCGGCCTCACGAGCGACCCGGCCGCGCAGCTGCACACCCTGCTGGACCGTCTCGTCGACTGA